Proteins encoded together in one Pseudomonas arsenicoxydans window:
- a CDS encoding NAD(P)/FAD-dependent oxidoreductase, with translation MGSESYWLDTAPAFTGAQLGALPGQVDVAIVGGGFTGLAAARALALKGASVVVLEAGRVIGEASGRNGGQCNTGVAQDYAGLSASLGVDKARAYYKAYESAVQSVVSLVDQEQIACDLIRNGKLKLAAKPMHYEGLARTCELIRREVDADVELLSAEQTRTEVSSAQFHGGLLQRNGVQMHVGRFGVGLAEAAARHGALIHQGTSVMDWKARAGGYQVNTSKGSLHAGQVLLATGACQHGGLGWYRRRIVPVGSFVIATEVLPQWLIDQLLPGKRAYVTSRMIGNYFRLTPDNRLLFGGRARFAMSDSVNDAKSGKVLQAAMVQMFPQLANVKIDYCWGGLVDMTSDRLPRAGQHGGVYHSMGYSGHGVQMSVHMGQVMAEVMDGKVEANPWRELDWPAIPGHFGKPWFLPLVGAYYRFQDYLH, from the coding sequence ATGGGCAGTGAATCCTACTGGCTCGACACCGCACCGGCGTTCACCGGTGCCCAGCTCGGCGCGTTGCCCGGGCAGGTCGACGTGGCCATCGTCGGTGGCGGTTTCACCGGCCTGGCGGCGGCTCGGGCGTTGGCCTTGAAAGGCGCCAGTGTCGTAGTGCTGGAGGCCGGGCGGGTGATCGGTGAAGCCTCTGGACGCAACGGCGGCCAGTGCAACACCGGGGTAGCCCAGGACTACGCCGGTCTTAGTGCCAGCCTCGGTGTCGACAAGGCTCGGGCCTATTACAAGGCTTACGAAAGTGCGGTGCAGAGCGTGGTGTCGCTGGTAGATCAGGAGCAAATCGCCTGCGATCTGATCCGTAACGGCAAGCTGAAACTGGCAGCCAAGCCGATGCACTACGAAGGACTGGCACGAACCTGCGAACTGATTCGCCGGGAAGTCGATGCCGATGTCGAGTTGCTAAGCGCCGAACAGACCCGCACTGAAGTGAGTTCGGCGCAGTTCCACGGTGGCTTGCTGCAACGCAACGGTGTGCAGATGCACGTCGGGCGCTTCGGTGTCGGCCTGGCGGAAGCGGCGGCACGACATGGTGCGCTCATTCATCAAGGCACCTCGGTAATGGACTGGAAAGCCCGGGCTGGCGGATATCAGGTCAACACAAGCAAGGGTTCGCTGCACGCCGGGCAGGTGCTGCTGGCCACCGGTGCCTGTCAGCACGGCGGTTTGGGCTGGTATCGGCGGCGGATCGTGCCGGTGGGCAGTTTTGTCATTGCCACCGAAGTGCTGCCCCAGTGGTTGATCGACCAACTGCTGCCAGGCAAACGCGCCTATGTCACCAGCCGCATGATCGGCAACTATTTCCGCTTGACCCCGGACAACCGTCTGCTGTTCGGCGGTCGTGCGCGGTTTGCCATGTCCGACAGCGTCAATGACGCCAAGAGCGGCAAGGTGCTGCAAGCAGCGATGGTGCAGATGTTCCCGCAGTTGGCCAACGTGAAAATCGATTACTGCTGGGGCGGGCTGGTCGACATGACTTCCGACCGTTTGCCTCGGGCCGGTCAGCACGGCGGGGTTTATCACTCCATGGGCTACAGCGGTCACGGGGTGCAGATGTCTGTGCACATGGGCCAGGTCATGGCCGAGGTCATGGACGGCAAGGTCGAGGCCAACCCCTGGCGCGAACTGGACTGGCCGGCGATTCCCGGGCATTTCGGCAAACCGTGGTTCCTGCCGCTGGTGGGCGCTTATTACCGGTTCCAGGATTATTTACATTGA
- a CDS encoding ABC transporter substrate-binding protein, which produces MTDNKIDSKLISGQESLRVFEGLNRGMSRRSALQMLGVAGVAAAGAGSLFGAAGKLFADEAASPGKGKPGGRIRVAGMTSSTADTLDPAKGSSSTDYARHFMFYNGLTRFDSHMVPQLELAERIETSDATLWVITLRKEVTFHNGKALTAADVVFSLLRHKDPITGSKVMPLAEQFAEIKATGTNEVQIRLSGPNAELPSMLAVSHLLIVPEGTTDFNQGIGTGPFKAKEFKPGVRSLAVRNTDYWKPGLPYLDEIEFIAIGDEPSRINALLSGDVQIINEVNPRSTVRIKASAKHRVVDAPSGNYTDLIIRQDQLPGKSPEFTQAMKYLIDREQIKSAVFRGFAVVGNDHPIAPGSRYYNADLPQTVYDPEKAKFLLKKAGMENISMPVAASPAATGSVDIAVLLQQSAKQAGLKLDVNRLPSDGYWSNHWMKHPLSFGNINPRPNADVMFSQFFQSKAPWNESGWQNDQFDQLLMLARGETDDAKRSKMYADMQTLVHDHCGIGVPVFISNIDGVDQRVKGYGSNPLGGFMGYMFAEQVWLDA; this is translated from the coding sequence ATGACTGACAACAAAATCGACTCGAAACTGATCTCCGGCCAAGAAAGCCTGAGAGTATTCGAAGGCCTCAATCGCGGCATGTCACGCCGCAGTGCCTTGCAAATGCTGGGGGTCGCCGGGGTGGCTGCCGCAGGCGCCGGTAGCCTGTTCGGCGCCGCCGGCAAACTGTTTGCCGACGAAGCCGCGAGTCCTGGCAAAGGCAAACCGGGCGGGCGGATTCGAGTCGCCGGCATGACCAGTTCCACCGCCGATACGTTAGACCCGGCCAAAGGTTCCTCATCCACAGACTACGCGCGCCATTTCATGTTCTACAACGGCCTGACCCGTTTCGACAGCCATATGGTGCCGCAATTGGAGTTGGCCGAGCGCATCGAAACCAGTGACGCCACGCTCTGGGTGATTACCTTGCGCAAAGAGGTGACCTTCCACAATGGCAAGGCTCTGACAGCCGCTGACGTGGTGTTTTCTCTATTGCGGCACAAGGACCCAATCACGGGTTCCAAGGTCATGCCTCTGGCGGAGCAGTTTGCCGAGATCAAGGCCACGGGCACCAACGAAGTGCAGATCCGTCTGAGCGGCCCGAATGCCGAGCTGCCGTCGATGCTCGCAGTTTCACATTTGTTAATCGTTCCCGAAGGCACCACCGACTTCAACCAGGGAATCGGCACCGGGCCGTTCAAGGCCAAGGAGTTCAAACCGGGTGTGCGTTCGCTTGCTGTGCGCAACACCGACTATTGGAAACCAGGTCTGCCTTACCTGGACGAAATCGAATTTATCGCCATTGGCGATGAACCCTCGCGGATCAATGCGTTGCTGTCGGGCGACGTGCAGATCATCAACGAAGTCAACCCGCGCTCGACGGTGCGTATCAAGGCCAGCGCCAAGCACCGGGTCGTCGATGCGCCGTCGGGCAACTACACTGACTTGATCATCCGTCAGGATCAGTTGCCCGGCAAAAGCCCTGAATTCACCCAGGCCATGAAGTACCTGATTGACCGCGAACAGATCAAATCCGCGGTGTTCCGTGGCTTCGCGGTCGTGGGTAACGACCATCCGATTGCCCCGGGTTCGCGCTACTACAATGCCGATCTGCCGCAGACCGTCTACGACCCGGAAAAAGCCAAATTCCTGCTGAAGAAGGCCGGCATGGAAAACATCAGCATGCCGGTGGCGGCATCGCCGGCCGCCACCGGTTCGGTGGACATCGCAGTGCTGTTGCAACAGTCGGCGAAACAGGCCGGGCTCAAGCTCGACGTCAACCGTTTGCCGAGTGACGGCTACTGGTCCAACCACTGGATGAAGCACCCGTTGAGCTTCGGCAACATCAACCCACGGCCGAACGCCGACGTGATGTTCTCGCAGTTCTTCCAGTCGAAAGCGCCGTGGAACGAATCCGGTTGGCAGAACGATCAGTTCGACCAGTTGCTGATGCTCGCTCGCGGTGAAACCGACGACGCCAAGCGCAGCAAGATGTACGCGGACATGCAAACCCTGGTGCATGACCACTGTGGTATCGGCGTGCCAGTGTTTATCAGCAACATCGACGGTGTCGACCAGCGCGTCAAGGGCTACGGCAGCAACCCGCTGGGCGGCTTCATGGGCTACATGTTCGCTGAGCAGGTCTGGCTGGACGCTTGA